The following proteins come from a genomic window of Geomonas sp. RF6:
- the holB gene encoding DNA polymerase III subunit delta', protein MAFSEVIGQDQAISVLRRSISMGRVAHAYLFSGIEGCGKRKTALSFVQAVFCSAEEACGVCPSCKRVAAGQHPDLHILEPDGAFIKIEQVRELQKELAYRPFEAPKKACIIDGAHKFNASSGNALLKTLEEPPGDALMILIAPERAAVLQTIQSRCQSLPFQPLSQEAIEKRLELDGIAPAAARIAATLSAGSLKRALEITSQGALGGRREFLERVFSLSLTDIAPLLALAEECAGNKEGIPELIELLLSFLRDILLFDATPEGVANADLAELVAREAQGLGKTSVMELIEQLMALRGAMNRNVNARLAFEVFFMKLAAAKRG, encoded by the coding sequence ATGGCCTTCTCCGAGGTCATAGGGCAGGACCAGGCGATTTCGGTGCTGCGCCGCTCAATTTCCATGGGACGCGTGGCGCACGCCTACCTCTTCTCCGGCATCGAGGGGTGCGGCAAGAGAAAGACCGCCCTCTCCTTCGTGCAGGCGGTGTTTTGCAGCGCGGAGGAGGCGTGCGGAGTGTGTCCTTCCTGCAAGAGGGTGGCGGCCGGGCAGCATCCGGATCTGCACATCCTGGAGCCGGACGGCGCCTTCATCAAGATCGAGCAGGTGCGCGAGCTGCAGAAGGAACTCGCCTACCGCCCCTTCGAAGCGCCGAAGAAGGCGTGCATCATAGACGGCGCCCACAAATTCAACGCCTCCTCCGGAAACGCCCTCCTGAAAACGCTGGAGGAGCCGCCGGGGGACGCGCTCATGATCCTCATCGCGCCGGAGCGCGCGGCTGTCTTGCAGACGATCCAGTCGCGCTGCCAGTCCCTCCCCTTCCAGCCCCTCTCGCAGGAGGCGATCGAGAAGCGCCTGGAGCTGGACGGCATCGCCCCCGCCGCGGCGCGCATCGCCGCCACCCTCTCCGCCGGGAGCCTGAAGCGCGCGCTGGAGATCACGAGCCAGGGGGCGCTCGGGGGACGCAGGGAGTTTTTGGAGCGGGTTTTCTCCCTCTCGCTCACAGACATCGCCCCCCTCCTCGCGCTGGCGGAGGAGTGCGCGGGGAACAAGGAAGGGATTCCGGAGCTCATCGAGCTTCTCCTCTCCTTTTTGCGGGACATCCTCCTCTTTGACGCCACCCCCGAGGGTGTGGCGAATGCCGACCTCGCCGAACTCGTCGCGCGGGAGGCGCAGGGGCTTGGAAAGACGTCCGTGATGGAGCTTATCGAGCAGCTCATGGCGCTGCGCGGTGCCATGAACCGCAACGTGAACGCGCGACTCGCCTTCGAGGTCTTCTTCATGAAGCTCGCGGCGGCAAAAAGGGGATAA
- the tmk gene encoding dTMP kinase, protein MTNKSGFFITFEGIEGCGKTTQLRLLKERLQSAGEEVVATREPGGCAIADKVRTILLDAENSAMTPCAELLLYAAARAQHVEEVITPALRRGGIVLCDRFTDATVAYQGHGRGLDLDLIERLNALATGGVAPHLTLLMDCPVEVGLSRARARIESSAGEREERFELESMRFHERVRSGYLSLAQRYPERFIVIDAGQGVAETAEAIALALSGRLPTRQAGADSPSS, encoded by the coding sequence GTGACGAATAAGAGCGGGTTTTTCATTACATTCGAAGGGATCGAAGGGTGCGGCAAGACGACGCAGCTGAGACTCCTGAAAGAGCGCCTGCAGAGTGCCGGTGAAGAGGTTGTCGCCACGCGTGAACCGGGTGGATGCGCCATCGCCGACAAGGTGCGCACCATACTCCTCGACGCGGAAAACAGCGCCATGACCCCTTGCGCCGAGCTCCTTCTCTACGCGGCGGCGCGGGCCCAGCATGTGGAAGAGGTCATCACCCCGGCGCTCAGGCGCGGCGGGATCGTCCTCTGCGACCGCTTCACCGACGCCACCGTCGCCTACCAGGGGCACGGCAGAGGGCTCGACCTCGACCTCATCGAAAGGCTGAACGCCCTCGCCACCGGCGGCGTCGCCCCGCACCTCACACTCCTCATGGACTGCCCGGTGGAAGTCGGGCTCTCCCGGGCGCGCGCACGAATCGAGAGCAGCGCAGGGGAGCGGGAGGAACGGTTCGAGCTCGAGTCGATGCGCTTTCACGAGCGGGTCCGCAGCGGCTACCTGTCCCTCGCGCAGAGATATCCCGAGCGATTCATCGTGATCGACGCCGGCCAGGGGGTTGCAGAAACGGCCGAGGCGATCGCCCTCGCCCTCTCCGGCAGGCTTCCGACGCGCCAGGCCGGCGCCGACTCCCCGAGTTCCTAG
- the rnc gene encoding ribonuclease III, whose product MDQNEESILAAVEETLGYRFRDRALLLEALTHRSWVNEAGRGRDNQRLEFFGDAVLDFLLSALLLARFPGSREGELTRVRAALVDETSLAAISTKLGLGLALRLGRGEEKGGGREKRSLLADAYEALLAALYLDGGLEPTTRVVEAHFLPVLDSGAQLGRDYKTDLQERAHLQLGVLPRYLLKEVTGPDHDRRFTVEIYLGEELMGQGTGRSKKEAEQAAAQVAGALLKTKA is encoded by the coding sequence ATGGATCAAAACGAAGAGTCGATACTTGCCGCAGTCGAGGAAACACTCGGTTACCGCTTCCGCGACCGCGCCCTTTTACTGGAGGCGCTGACCCATCGTTCGTGGGTGAACGAGGCGGGACGGGGGCGCGACAACCAGCGCCTGGAGTTCTTCGGCGACGCGGTCCTCGACTTCCTCCTTTCCGCCCTTTTGCTGGCGCGCTTCCCGGGAAGCAGGGAAGGGGAGCTCACCCGCGTTCGCGCGGCGCTCGTGGACGAGACGAGCCTTGCGGCGATCTCCACGAAGCTCGGGCTCGGACTGGCGCTGCGCCTCGGGCGCGGCGAAGAGAAAGGGGGAGGGCGGGAGAAGCGCTCCCTTCTTGCCGATGCCTACGAGGCGCTCCTGGCGGCGCTCTACCTGGACGGGGGGCTCGAGCCGACGACGAGGGTGGTCGAGGCGCATTTCCTGCCGGTCCTCGACTCCGGCGCGCAGCTCGGGCGCGACTACAAGACCGACCTTCAGGAGCGCGCCCACCTGCAGCTCGGGGTGCTCCCGCGCTACCTTCTGAAGGAAGTGACCGGTCCCGATCACGATCGTCGTTTCACTGTGGAGATCTACCTCGGGGAAGAGCTCATGGGGCAGGGGACCGGGAGGAGCAAGAAGGAGGCGGAGCAGGCGGCGGCGCAGGTGGCCGGCGCACTTCTCAAGACAAAGGCGTGA
- a CDS encoding elongator complex protein 3 — protein sequence MSGITVPFFISHQGCPQRCVFCDQQKIAGAGGALPTAAEILEKISMYRSSAKGRTMEVAFFGGTFTALPREDQEALLEPLQGLLSSGELCGVRISTRPDSVDTSIASFLREKWVRTVELGVQSLDDEVLNLSGRGHSAAHTVEAAEVVKEAGLALGIQLMPGLPGDTRERSLATLERALALDPDFLRIYPTLVLEGTELAEMYRSGAYRPLELDEALSLCKEMLLEATRRGVPVIRMGLQPTAELESGVLLAGPYHPAFGQLVAAELHFDLTCRLSAAMPSGTRISLSCGTGRLSDLVGQRRRNVDRMQERLGLVVESVREDAELSAGDVVVEWAGGISAGTLLDLTRPPLR from the coding sequence GTGAGCGGCATCACCGTTCCATTCTTCATTTCCCACCAGGGGTGTCCACAGCGCTGCGTCTTTTGCGACCAGCAAAAGATCGCAGGGGCGGGGGGCGCTCTTCCTACCGCGGCAGAGATCCTCGAGAAGATATCGATGTACCGTTCGAGCGCGAAGGGGCGCACCATGGAGGTGGCCTTTTTCGGCGGGACCTTCACCGCGCTCCCCCGGGAAGACCAGGAGGCGCTTCTCGAGCCGCTGCAGGGGCTTCTCTCCTCCGGTGAGCTTTGCGGGGTGCGGATTTCCACAAGGCCTGATTCCGTCGACACCTCTATCGCCTCATTTCTGCGGGAGAAATGGGTGCGCACAGTTGAGCTCGGGGTGCAGTCTCTGGACGACGAGGTGCTGAACCTCTCCGGGCGCGGGCACAGCGCGGCTCATACGGTAGAGGCCGCCGAAGTTGTGAAGGAGGCGGGGCTCGCGCTCGGCATCCAGCTCATGCCGGGGCTGCCGGGGGACACCCGGGAGCGCTCCCTCGCGACCCTCGAGCGGGCACTGGCGCTCGATCCCGACTTCCTGCGGATCTACCCGACCCTCGTCCTGGAGGGGACTGAGCTCGCGGAGATGTACCGCAGCGGCGCCTACCGCCCTCTGGAACTCGACGAGGCGCTCTCTCTTTGCAAGGAGATGCTGCTGGAGGCGACCCGCCGTGGGGTGCCGGTAATCAGGATGGGACTGCAGCCGACCGCGGAGCTCGAGTCCGGTGTCCTCCTCGCTGGGCCGTATCACCCGGCGTTTGGGCAACTCGTGGCGGCGGAACTGCACTTTGATCTCACCTGCCGCTTGTCGGCAGCTATGCCATCCGGCACCCGCATCTCCCTTTCCTGCGGGACGGGTCGCCTCTCCGACCTCGTCGGGCAGCGCAGGCGCAACGTCGATAGGATGCAGGAGCGCCTCGGCCTGGTGGTAGAGTCGGTGCGGGAAGATGCTGAGCTTTCCGCTGGCGACGTGGTCGTCGAGTGGGCTGGCGGCATTTCTGCGGGAACTTTATTGGATCTGACACGCCCGCCCCTCCGGTAG
- the era gene encoding GTPase Era, with amino-acid sequence MAKDIFRSGFVSIVGRPNVGKSTLLNRILGEKVVITSDKPQTTRNRIQGIHNIANGQIVFIDTPGIHKAKSRLNKFMVDEALAAVQEVDVILFLVEAGADPAKECGMIDEVLGGVGSPVILVMNKIDLVPKEKLLAKISRYQECFPFRDIFPVSASTGDGVDDLVELVHGLLPEGPQYFPEDILTDVPERFVVAEIVREKIMRLTHDEVPYSVAVVVDSFKERENGVVAITATINVERDSQKGIVIGKRGAMLKRIGTEARQEIQRLLDAKVFLELFVRVSPEWSDNSRLLKEFGY; translated from the coding sequence ATGGCAAAAGATATTTTCCGTTCCGGCTTCGTTTCCATCGTCGGGCGCCCGAACGTAGGGAAGTCCACCCTTTTGAACCGCATCCTGGGGGAGAAGGTGGTGATCACCTCCGACAAGCCGCAAACGACCAGGAACCGTATCCAGGGGATCCACAACATCGCGAACGGGCAGATCGTCTTCATCGACACCCCCGGCATCCACAAGGCGAAGTCGCGTCTTAACAAGTTCATGGTGGATGAGGCGCTTGCCGCGGTGCAGGAGGTGGACGTCATCCTCTTCCTGGTAGAAGCCGGAGCGGACCCCGCCAAGGAATGCGGCATGATCGACGAGGTGCTCGGCGGCGTCGGGTCGCCGGTCATCCTGGTCATGAACAAGATCGACCTGGTGCCGAAGGAGAAGCTCCTCGCGAAAATCTCCCGCTACCAGGAATGCTTCCCCTTCCGCGACATCTTCCCCGTTTCCGCCTCCACCGGCGACGGCGTCGACGATCTGGTGGAACTTGTGCACGGCCTCCTGCCGGAGGGACCGCAGTACTTTCCCGAGGACATCCTGACGGACGTCCCGGAGCGCTTCGTGGTGGCCGAGATCGTCCGCGAGAAGATCATGCGGCTAACCCACGACGAGGTACCGTACTCCGTGGCGGTGGTGGTCGATTCCTTCAAGGAGCGCGAGAACGGAGTCGTGGCGATAACCGCCACCATCAACGTGGAGCGCGACTCGCAGAAGGGGATCGTCATCGGCAAGAGGGGGGCGATGCTGAAGCGGATCGGGACGGAGGCGCGCCAGGAGATACAGCGGCTCCTCGACGCGAAGGTCTTTCTCGAGCTTTTCGTGCGGGTGAGCCCGGAGTGGAGCGACAACAGCCGCCTCCTGAAGGAGTTCGGGTACTAG
- a CDS encoding DUF1328 domain-containing protein, with protein MLKWALIFFIVSIIAAVFGFAGIASAAAGIAKILFFLFLAVAVIMLIIGLTAGNKLIRH; from the coding sequence ATGTTAAAGTGGGCACTCATATTCTTCATCGTCTCGATCATTGCCGCAGTATTCGGATTCGCCGGTATAGCTTCGGCAGCGGCAGGTATTGCCAAAATCCTCTTCTTCCTCTTCCTTGCGGTAGCGGTGATCATGCTGATCATCGGCCTTACCGCTGGCAATAAACTAATTCGCCATTAA
- the der gene encoding ribosome biogenesis GTPase Der, which produces MKPIIAIVGRPNVGKSTLFNRLVGRRKAMVDDRPGVTRDRNYAEVDRFDIPFILVDTGGFEPETEDRLLQQMREQSLFAMEEADLILFVMDGRDGLTPADRDVVKMLRRVDKPIFYVINKVDGEKLEDAAADFYTLGIDTIHTISAEHNRGVGDLMDEVLTKLPAPGRDETEEEITKIAVVGRPNVGKSTLVNRLLGFERVVANPTAGTTRDSVDTRFMCNKKPYLLIDTAGIRRKGKTTEKLEKYSVMDALRSIERADVVLIVLNAEDGVTEQDSKIAGYAYEAGRGCIFVVNKWDTLAKDNSSMGKFVEEIRRSFKYLPFAPILFISAKTGQRTGKIISEVDRVMEQFSRRVSTSELNRIFSQATDEHHAPLDQGKRVKFYFSTQVATKPPSFVIFTNRPEGIHFSYERYLMNKFREAFGFDGTPLRLMFRGRDKKDR; this is translated from the coding sequence ATGAAACCTATTATCGCCATCGTCGGTCGCCCCAATGTCGGAAAGTCCACCCTCTTCAACAGGCTCGTCGGACGCCGCAAGGCCATGGTCGACGACCGCCCCGGGGTGACCCGCGACAGGAACTACGCCGAAGTCGACCGCTTCGATATCCCCTTCATCCTCGTCGACACCGGCGGCTTCGAGCCGGAGACGGAGGACCGCCTGCTGCAGCAGATGCGCGAGCAGTCCCTCTTCGCCATGGAGGAGGCGGACCTCATCCTCTTCGTCATGGACGGCCGCGACGGCCTTACCCCCGCCGACCGCGACGTCGTGAAGATGCTGCGCCGCGTCGACAAGCCGATCTTCTACGTCATAAACAAGGTCGACGGCGAAAAGCTGGAAGACGCCGCCGCCGATTTTTACACCCTCGGGATCGACACCATCCACACCATCTCCGCCGAGCACAACCGCGGGGTCGGCGACCTCATGGACGAGGTGCTCACCAAGCTTCCGGCTCCGGGGCGCGATGAGACGGAAGAGGAGATCACGAAGATTGCGGTCGTCGGGCGCCCGAACGTCGGGAAGTCGACCCTGGTGAACCGTCTCCTCGGCTTCGAGCGCGTGGTGGCGAACCCCACCGCAGGCACGACGCGCGACTCCGTCGATACCCGCTTTATGTGCAACAAGAAGCCGTACCTCCTGATCGACACCGCCGGGATCCGGCGCAAGGGGAAGACGACGGAGAAGCTGGAGAAGTACAGCGTCATGGATGCCCTGCGCTCCATCGAGCGCGCCGACGTCGTCCTCATCGTCCTCAATGCCGAGGATGGCGTGACGGAGCAGGACTCGAAGATCGCCGGCTACGCCTACGAGGCGGGACGCGGCTGCATCTTCGTGGTGAACAAGTGGGACACCCTGGCAAAGGACAACAGCTCCATGGGGAAATTCGTGGAGGAGATCAGGCGCAGCTTCAAGTACCTCCCCTTCGCCCCGATCCTCTTCATCTCCGCAAAGACGGGGCAGCGCACAGGGAAGATCATAAGCGAGGTGGACCGCGTCATGGAGCAGTTCTCGCGCCGGGTCTCCACGAGTGAGTTAAACCGCATCTTTTCTCAGGCGACCGATGAGCATCACGCCCCGCTCGACCAGGGGAAGAGGGTGAAGTTTTACTTCTCCACCCAGGTGGCGACGAAGCCCCCTTCATTCGTGATCTTCACCAACCGCCCGGAGGGGATCCACTTCTCCTACGAGAGATACCTCATGAACAAGTTCCGCGAGGCCTTCGGATTCGACGGTACTCCCCTGCGCCTCATGTTCCGCGGCAGGGACAAGAAGGATCGTTAA
- a CDS encoding response regulator, protein MSLVGNLEDLGLGEILQIVSLSRRSGVLSLMSRGREARIIFRTGQVIRASSSTFQQNLGEVLIQKGIIDLTILKRALSIQAEEGFRQLLGAIMVERFGVSADDVEAVAREQIENVVYSLFAWAEGTFEFELQEIAEGEPHHTDSVQFMLQQGLNPQFLAMEGSRIIDERRHRGEIDDDILEPEPQPESPPAPTTHSPFEAAGTAHFETAPAAISDHAAGSVPSHVLQVPSGSGQPLVLVDDDPATLEALAPLLEEEGYRVFPLERSEDALIRVDTLYREGTPPALVLDLIMPRMDGTGILGGLELMELVRCNFPELRILALTDFPNEDAERRARGMGVSVLQKPSPSQIAWEAAAFAPAVVQGLGQAQGVGVDKSSGGRVNIGDELRLELGEEPALPVPHMANSTGISQLRGMLEELNNPSLGGGIILLVLRFAAEFVDRALILLVKRDEIRGLGQFGMDDSAGDADARVRSLRIPRNEASPFTQVIETQFAVRGRLDDSRWSDYLVRQLGGERPTEFFAGPIVSEGKVVALLYGDNLPKSGPIRDTDSLEIFLSQAGIAMEKALLQRRLQEKAREEL, encoded by the coding sequence ATGAGTCTTGTCGGTAATCTGGAAGACCTGGGGCTGGGAGAGATCCTGCAGATCGTCAGCCTGAGCAGGAGATCGGGCGTCCTGTCCCTCATGAGCCGGGGAAGAGAGGCGCGCATCATCTTCCGCACCGGTCAGGTGATCCGGGCAAGCTCCAGCACCTTCCAGCAGAACCTTGGAGAGGTGCTGATCCAGAAGGGGATCATCGATCTCACGATCCTGAAGCGCGCCCTCAGCATCCAGGCCGAGGAAGGGTTCCGGCAGCTCCTCGGGGCGATCATGGTGGAGCGCTTCGGAGTGAGCGCCGACGATGTGGAGGCGGTGGCCCGGGAGCAGATCGAAAACGTGGTCTATTCCCTTTTCGCCTGGGCGGAAGGGACCTTCGAATTCGAGCTCCAGGAGATCGCGGAGGGGGAGCCCCACCACACGGACTCCGTGCAGTTCATGCTGCAGCAGGGGCTAAACCCGCAGTTCCTCGCCATGGAAGGGTCCCGCATCATCGACGAGAGGCGCCATCGCGGCGAGATCGACGACGACATCCTCGAGCCGGAACCCCAGCCGGAATCCCCTCCCGCACCAACGACCCATTCCCCCTTTGAAGCAGCCGGGACGGCGCACTTCGAGACGGCGCCCGCCGCTATCTCCGACCACGCTGCGGGGAGCGTTCCCTCCCACGTACTGCAGGTCCCGAGCGGGAGCGGCCAGCCCCTTGTCCTGGTGGACGACGACCCCGCGACACTGGAGGCGCTCGCTCCGCTCCTCGAGGAGGAAGGGTACCGGGTCTTCCCGCTGGAGCGCAGCGAGGATGCCCTGATCCGGGTCGACACCCTGTACCGCGAGGGGACCCCTCCCGCGCTCGTTCTCGACCTCATCATGCCGCGCATGGACGGCACCGGTATTCTCGGCGGGCTGGAGCTGATGGAGCTCGTGCGCTGCAACTTCCCGGAGCTGCGCATCCTCGCCCTCACCGACTTCCCGAACGAAGACGCCGAGCGTCGCGCCCGCGGTATGGGTGTCTCCGTTCTGCAGAAGCCCTCTCCGTCCCAGATAGCCTGGGAGGCCGCCGCCTTCGCCCCCGCCGTGGTGCAGGGGCTCGGCCAGGCGCAGGGGGTAGGTGTCGATAAGAGCAGCGGCGGCCGGGTGAACATCGGAGATGAGCTCCGCCTGGAGCTCGGCGAGGAGCCGGCCCTTCCGGTGCCGCATATGGCGAACAGCACCGGGATCTCGCAGCTGCGCGGCATGCTGGAGGAGCTGAACAATCCGTCGCTGGGGGGCGGGATCATCCTCCTCGTTTTGCGCTTTGCCGCCGAGTTCGTGGACCGCGCCCTTATCCTCCTGGTGAAGCGCGACGAGATCCGGGGGCTCGGGCAGTTCGGCATGGATGACAGCGCCGGCGACGCCGATGCGCGCGTGCGCAGCCTGCGCATCCCGAGAAACGAGGCGTCCCCCTTCACCCAGGTCATCGAGACCCAGTTTGCGGTGCGCGGGCGCCTGGACGACTCGCGCTGGAGCGACTACCTCGTGCGCCAGCTCGGGGGGGAGCGCCCGACTGAATTTTTCGCCGGTCCCATAGTAAGCGAAGGGAAGGTGGTGGCGCTTCTGTACGGCGACAACCTCCCGAAGAGCGGTCCGATCAGGGACACCGACTCCCTGGAGATATTCCTGAGCCAGGCGGGGATCGCCATGGAGAAGGCGCTTTTGCAGCGCAGGCTGCAGGAAAAGGCGCGGGAGGAGCTGTGA
- a CDS encoding response regulator has product MKKILIAEDSPTMRSMLVSTIDALERFTVVEAASGFEALRLLPRQQVDLIITDINMPDINGLELISYVRNNPNYQLIPLFIVSTESGDRDLEKGLALGADEYLVKPFDPEKLQHLICKYLD; this is encoded by the coding sequence GTGAAGAAGATCCTTATTGCCGAAGATTCGCCGACGATGCGTTCGATGCTCGTCTCCACCATAGACGCCCTGGAGCGCTTCACGGTGGTGGAGGCCGCGAGCGGCTTCGAGGCGCTGCGGCTCCTGCCGCGGCAGCAGGTCGATCTCATCATCACCGACATCAACATGCCCGACATAAACGGGCTCGAACTGATAAGCTACGTGCGCAACAACCCGAACTACCAGCTGATCCCCCTCTTTATCGTCTCCACCGAGAGCGGCGACCGCGATCTGGAGAAGGGGCTTGCTCTGGGAGCCGACGAATACCTGGTGAAACCGTTTGACCCGGAGAAGCTGCAGCATCTGATCTGCAAGTATCTCGACTAG
- a CDS encoding chemotaxis protein CheA encodes MSVEENAGKALKDFLAEAEEVLDQLSVDLVSLSDCADGGECSPELINSVFRAAHSLKGLAGMFGFSDISELSHNLENLLDALRLGRTELNHQMVGALFEALELLGSLLQSAGDPEAPRPDLSKTISRINACLEKNEAAAPASPLAVLGLPERVLSSMTEYEEHRLLENVKRGRRVFSVRVSLLLTSFDSDLMELTEQLKKVGEVISTLPSAGGDLSVGIDFEILFGTDLAEQELLPLIERDRLTLTLLGSQSGAPVAAVPAEAEEEISLPPEATVTAKSMSRTVRVDIGKLDSLMNIVGELVLSHSVINELASRLRRDGLIAPSIELGKAAKGLEKKLSELQKGVMEIRMIPVGQLFEKMSRIVRKISREQEKQVDLKLFGSETELDKLIIEEIADPVMHIVRNSIDHGIESPAARSAAGKKERGTITLSSFQKGNHVVIQVEDDGKGIDVQRVKEKAVALGVISDPSQVTDREALDFIFLPGFSTSEGVSEISGRGVGMDVVRTNIGALSGLIDIDSRPGKGTVVSITLPITLAIIKALIVATSGRTYALPIASVLESIMVEAGEVGTVERKEVIQLRDHTLPLLRLGELFQLKGGAPSGDSFYVVVVGVAEKRLGIVVDDIMGQQDIVIKSIGETFSGFKGIAGAADLGDQRTILVLDVAGIINEATRGGA; translated from the coding sequence ATGAGCGTTGAAGAAAACGCAGGGAAGGCTTTAAAAGATTTTCTCGCCGAGGCAGAAGAGGTTCTCGATCAGCTGAGCGTCGATCTGGTATCGCTCTCCGACTGCGCCGACGGCGGGGAGTGCAGCCCCGAGCTCATCAATTCCGTCTTCCGCGCCGCCCACTCGCTGAAGGGGCTCGCCGGGATGTTCGGTTTCTCCGACATCTCCGAGCTCTCCCACAACCTGGAAAACCTCCTCGACGCCCTGCGCCTTGGGCGCACCGAACTGAACCACCAGATGGTGGGGGCGCTCTTTGAAGCGCTGGAGCTTCTGGGCTCCCTCCTGCAAAGCGCAGGGGACCCGGAGGCCCCCCGCCCCGACCTCTCGAAGACAATCTCCCGCATCAACGCATGCCTGGAAAAAAACGAGGCGGCCGCTCCGGCCTCGCCGCTTGCGGTCCTCGGCCTCCCTGAGCGGGTCCTCTCCTCCATGACGGAGTACGAGGAGCACCGGCTCCTGGAGAATGTGAAGCGCGGGCGCCGGGTCTTTTCGGTGCGCGTCTCGCTCCTGCTGACGAGCTTCGACTCCGATCTCATGGAGCTCACCGAGCAGCTCAAGAAGGTCGGCGAGGTCATCAGCACCCTCCCGTCCGCCGGTGGGGACCTCTCCGTCGGGATCGACTTCGAGATCCTCTTCGGGACCGACCTCGCGGAGCAGGAACTTCTCCCCCTCATCGAGCGGGACCGCCTCACCCTGACCCTTCTCGGCTCGCAGAGCGGCGCGCCGGTCGCAGCAGTTCCCGCCGAGGCGGAGGAAGAGATATCGCTTCCCCCGGAGGCGACCGTCACCGCAAAGAGCATGAGCCGCACGGTGCGCGTCGATATCGGGAAGCTGGACAGCCTGATGAACATCGTGGGGGAGCTCGTCCTCTCTCACTCGGTCATCAACGAGCTCGCCAGCCGCCTGCGCCGCGACGGGCTGATCGCCCCCTCCATCGAGCTCGGCAAGGCGGCGAAGGGGCTGGAGAAGAAGCTCTCCGAGCTGCAGAAGGGGGTCATGGAAATAAGGATGATCCCGGTCGGGCAGCTCTTCGAAAAGATGAGCCGCATCGTCAGGAAGATCTCCCGCGAGCAGGAGAAGCAGGTCGACCTGAAGCTCTTCGGCTCCGAGACAGAGCTCGACAAGCTCATCATCGAGGAGATCGCCGACCCGGTCATGCACATCGTGCGCAACTCCATCGACCACGGTATCGAGAGCCCCGCGGCACGCAGCGCCGCCGGGAAGAAGGAGCGCGGCACGATCACCCTTTCCTCCTTCCAGAAGGGGAATCACGTCGTGATCCAGGTCGAGGACGACGGGAAGGGGATCGACGTGCAGAGGGTGAAGGAAAAGGCGGTGGCGCTCGGCGTCATCTCCGACCCTTCCCAGGTCACCGACCGCGAGGCGCTCGACTTCATATTCCTCCCCGGCTTCTCCACCTCCGAGGGGGTGAGCGAGATCTCCGGGCGCGGCGTCGGGATGGACGTGGTGCGCACCAATATCGGTGCCCTCTCCGGCCTCATCGACATCGACAGCCGCCCCGGGAAGGGGACCGTCGTCTCCATCACCCTTCCGATCACCCTTGCCATCATCAAGGCGCTCATCGTGGCGACCTCCGGGCGCACCTACGCACTCCCCATCGCCTCCGTGCTGGAGAGCATCATGGTGGAGGCGGGTGAGGTCGGCACGGTGGAGCGGAAAGAAGTCATCCAGCTGCGCGATCACACCCTGCCGCTGCTGCGCCTCGGCGAGCTCTTCCAGCTGAAGGGGGGCGCACCGAGCGGCGACAGCTTCTACGTCGTGGTCGTGGGGGTCGCGGAGAAGCGGCTCGGCATCGTGGTGGACGACATCATGGGGCAGCAGGACATCGTCATCAAGTCGATCGGGGAAACCTTCTCCGGCTTCAAGGGGATTGCCGGCGCGGCGGACCTCGGCGACCAGCGCACCATCCTCGTCCTCGACGTTGCCGGAATAATCAACGAGGCCACGCGAGGGGGCGCCTGA